A window of Pedobacter lusitanus contains these coding sequences:
- the mqnE gene encoding aminofutalosine synthase MqnE: MDTTAKLTFLLNDDDLSQELRAIALKVQQKERITFDEGVYLYEHAELGFLGVLANYIREEKHGDKTYFNRNFHIEPTNVCIYTCNFCSYSRLIKNKEDGWEMSVDGMMDILKKYDNEPVTEVHVTGGVVPKQNLEFYADFFKRVKAHRPGLHIKALTPVECYYIFKKAKLGHYDGLKYFKEAGLDSMPGGGAEIFHPEVREKIANDKCTAEQWLDIHEQAHKLGLKTNATMLYGHIEEFKHRVDHMERLRQLQDKTGGFQAFIPLKFRNQNNQMENVPEVSVIEDLRNYAVARIYLDNFDHIKAYWAMISRQTAQLSLNFGVDDIDGTLDDTTKIYSMAGAEEQTPGMSTRELANLIKQVNRKPIERDTFYNVVTDYTDFVFEEEAKPQFYKLPVIN; the protein is encoded by the coding sequence ATGGATACGACTGCAAAGCTTACTTTTTTATTGAACGATGATGATTTATCTCAGGAACTGAGAGCAATAGCGTTGAAAGTTCAGCAAAAAGAAAGAATCACTTTCGATGAAGGTGTTTACTTATATGAACATGCCGAACTGGGCTTTCTTGGTGTATTAGCAAATTATATAAGAGAAGAGAAGCATGGCGATAAAACATATTTCAACCGCAATTTTCATATCGAGCCTACCAATGTTTGTATTTATACCTGTAATTTCTGTTCTTATTCCCGTCTGATCAAAAATAAGGAAGACGGTTGGGAGATGAGTGTTGACGGTATGATGGATATCCTGAAAAAATACGACAATGAACCGGTAACAGAAGTGCATGTGACGGGAGGAGTAGTGCCCAAACAAAATCTTGAATTCTATGCTGACTTTTTCAAAAGAGTAAAAGCACATCGTCCAGGATTACATATTAAAGCACTGACACCGGTAGAGTGTTATTATATTTTCAAGAAGGCTAAGCTGGGTCATTATGACGGATTGAAATATTTCAAAGAAGCAGGGCTGGACTCTATGCCAGGCGGTGGGGCAGAAATTTTCCATCCGGAGGTAAGAGAAAAAATTGCGAATGATAAATGTACTGCCGAACAATGGCTTGATATTCATGAACAGGCACATAAGCTGGGTTTAAAAACCAATGCGACCATGTTATATGGACATATTGAAGAGTTTAAACACAGAGTTGATCACATGGAGCGTTTACGTCAGCTGCAGGATAAAACAGGAGGTTTCCAGGCATTTATTCCACTTAAATTCAGAAATCAGAATAACCAGATGGAAAATGTTCCTGAAGTTTCTGTCATTGAAGATTTAAGAAACTATGCTGTGGCACGTATTTATCTTGATAATTTTGATCATATTAAAGCCTACTGGGCAATGATCAGCCGTCAGACTGCACAGCTTTCCTTAAATTTTGGTGTGGATGATATAGACGGTACGCTTGATGATACTACTAAAATTTATTCTATGGCAGGTGCTGAAGAGCAAACGCCAGGAATGAGTACCCGTGAATTAGCCAATCTGATTAAACAGGTTAACCGCAAGCCTATAGAAAGAGATACATTTTATAATGTAGTTACAGATTATACAGATTTTGTTTTTGAAGAAGAGGCTAAACCTCAGTTTTATAAGCTCCCGGTAATTAATTAA
- a CDS encoding lipocalin family protein: MKRILVIAAILCSSLMVLQSCNTPKGAMKRGNVSGNWVLNDITFDGVPAMNVKSLFNEASYKCFIGSTWKLTNSGNGTYLLPGTADCPTRTQSIFWSVSTADQTFQFKKLYEGDKAKNVTEGYRLILSQATGDNLVLKSPVDYGKNPAYIILNFTKAMK; the protein is encoded by the coding sequence ATGAAAAGAATATTAGTTATAGCAGCCATTTTATGTAGTTCATTGATGGTTTTACAAAGTTGTAATACACCTAAGGGTGCTATGAAAAGAGGAAATGTGTCTGGAAACTGGGTATTAAATGACATCACTTTTGATGGCGTACCAGCAATGAATGTGAAATCTCTCTTTAATGAAGCTTCTTACAAATGTTTTATCGGTAGTACATGGAAATTAACAAATAGTGGAAATGGAACATATTTGCTTCCGGGAACTGCAGATTGTCCTACCAGAACACAAAGTATTTTTTGGTCAGTAAGTACTGCAGACCAGACTTTTCAATTCAAAAAATTATATGAGGGAGATAAAGCGAAGAATGTAACTGAAGGCTACAGACTGATTCTTTCTCAGGCAACAGGAGATAATCTGGTACTAAAATCGCCTGTGGATTATGGAAAAAATCCTGCTTACATTATATTGAATTTCACCAAAGCAATGAAATAG
- a CDS encoding ribonuclease domain-containing protein: MKHIKILLALLTFTILFSSFTKDSTIPAFVNTLNETTVNTATAKQAVAIVPQKAYTVADYVAKNGRAPQGYVGGTVFQNREGLLPSGVTYKEYDVNPKVSGQNRGAERIVISSDGRRYYTGDHYASFTEF; this comes from the coding sequence ATGAAACACATTAAAATTTTATTAGCCCTGTTAACATTCACGATCCTGTTTTCGTCTTTTACAAAGGACAGCACTATTCCTGCATTTGTAAACACGCTGAACGAAACAACAGTGAACACTGCTACAGCTAAACAAGCAGTTGCAATAGTTCCGCAAAAAGCCTACACAGTGGCTGATTACGTAGCTAAAAATGGAAGAGCTCCACAAGGATATGTTGGTGGAACAGTTTTCCAGAACCGTGAAGGCCTGTTGCCTTCAGGAGTGACTTACAAAGAATATGACGTAAATCCTAAAGTAAGTGGTCAGAACAGGGGAGCTGAACGAATTGTAATCAGCAGCGATGGCCGTCGTTATTACACCGGTGATCATTACGCAAGCTTTACTGAATTCTAA
- a CDS encoding IS3 family transposase, whose amino-acid sequence MKKSQGLSTGKRSPRTYEWAKAIEELRPEHDIAILLDCKQMARSVFYYHHKRLNADDKYKHEKEEIASIYHLHKGRYGYRRVTAEMKNRGYNINHKTVQKLMGTLGLKCTIRKASYRSYKGEVGKIAPNELERDFEASLPNQKWATDVTQMNIKGEKIYLSPIIDMFNGEIISYSISKSPNMQMIEEMLYEAFDKVKDTKGLIFHSDQGWQYQHYGYRKALEKNGIIQSMSRKGNCLDNALAESFFGIMKTELLYRESFETTEEFITSLKEYIHYYNNKRIKNRLNGKSPVEYRALVQKT is encoded by the coding sequence ATTAAAAAAAGTCAAGGCCTTAGTACAGGAAAGAGAAGCCCGCGAACGTATGAGTGGGCAAAAGCCATCGAAGAACTAAGGCCGGAACATGATATTGCAATTCTATTGGATTGTAAACAGATGGCTCGTTCGGTATTTTATTATCATCATAAGCGGCTGAATGCTGATGATAAGTACAAGCATGAAAAAGAAGAGATCGCAAGTATATACCACCTGCATAAAGGCAGATATGGTTATCGGCGAGTCACCGCCGAAATGAAGAACCGGGGTTATAACATAAATCATAAGACTGTGCAAAAATTGATGGGAACATTAGGCTTAAAATGCACTATCAGGAAAGCAAGTTATCGATCATACAAAGGCGAGGTTGGCAAAATTGCCCCTAATGAACTTGAAAGGGATTTTGAAGCAAGTTTGCCTAATCAGAAATGGGCTACGGATGTCACCCAGATGAACATTAAAGGGGAGAAGATTTACCTGTCTCCTATAATTGACATGTTCAATGGGGAAATCATTTCCTATAGTATTTCAAAAAGTCCAAATATGCAGATGATAGAAGAAATGTTATACGAGGCTTTTGATAAAGTGAAAGATACAAAGGGACTTATTTTTCATTCTGACCAAGGCTGGCAATATCAACATTACGGATATAGAAAGGCTCTGGAAAAAAATGGAATTATTCAAAGCATGTCCAGAAAAGGAAATTGCTTAGATAACGCCTTGGCCGAAAGCTTTTTTGGTATTATGAAGACAGAATTGCTGTACAGAGAGAGCTTTGAAACTACAGAAGAATTTATCACTTCTTTAAAAGAATACATTCATTACTACAACAATAAAAGAATAAAAAACAGGTTAAATGGAAAGAGCCCGGTGGAATACCGAGCTCTCGTACAAAAAACTTAA
- the idi gene encoding isopentenyl-diphosphate Delta-isomerase, producing MTEYVSLVDRQDNETGIMEKMAAHQQGLLHRALSVFIFNDRKEFLLQRRAAAKYHSPLLWTNACCSHPRPGEVLIDAANRRLMEEMNMTSDLSHQFSFIYKAEFENGLTEHELDHVFFGRANLSPVPDPDEVSDWKYLSLAAVEKDIALHPDQYTAWFKLILPKVKAILY from the coding sequence ATGACAGAATATGTGTCGCTGGTTGACAGGCAGGATAATGAAACAGGTATTATGGAGAAGATGGCTGCACATCAGCAGGGTTTACTCCATCGTGCACTTTCCGTCTTTATTTTTAATGATCGAAAGGAATTTCTGCTTCAGAGACGTGCAGCTGCAAAATACCATTCTCCTTTATTGTGGACCAATGCCTGCTGTTCTCATCCCAGACCAGGAGAGGTGCTGATTGATGCAGCAAACCGGAGGTTAATGGAAGAAATGAATATGACCAGTGATTTATCGCATCAGTTTAGTTTTATCTACAAGGCCGAATTTGAGAATGGATTAACAGAGCATGAACTGGATCATGTCTTTTTTGGCAGAGCGAACCTGTCTCCGGTCCCGGATCCTGATGAAGTCTCTGACTGGAAGTATCTTAGTCTGGCAGCTGTTGAAAAAGATATAGCTCTGCATCCAGATCAGTATACAGCCTGGTTTAAGCTGATACTACCCAAAGTTAAAGCTATACTTTATTAG
- a CDS encoding menaquinone biosynthetic enzyme MqnA/MqnD family protein, translated as MNKIRISAVAYTNTKPFIYGINHSAVSNRIDLSLDIPSDCAAKLIDGTVDIGLIPVAAIPHVPHANIISDYCIGSVGAVNSVFIFSNVPVNEIKTLRLDSHSRTSNNLARVLLKFHFKQEVSFTTDPDAITDAIVLIGDRTFGKKDDYTFAYDMGEEWMNFTGLPFVYAAWVANKAVPQDFIAEFNAALKMGLAARKELLKTLPVNPVFDLDDYLMHKLDFELTDKKREALSLFLSYIEQL; from the coding sequence TTGAATAAGATCAGAATTTCTGCTGTTGCCTATACCAATACCAAACCTTTTATTTACGGAATCAATCATTCTGCAGTAAGCAACCGAATAGATTTAAGTTTAGATATTCCTTCTGATTGTGCTGCCAAGTTAATTGACGGTACAGTTGATATCGGTCTGATTCCCGTTGCGGCAATCCCGCACGTCCCTCATGCAAATATTATCTCTGACTATTGTATTGGCTCGGTAGGAGCAGTCAATTCTGTATTTATTTTCAGTAATGTCCCGGTAAACGAAATTAAGACACTGCGTTTAGACAGTCATTCCAGAACTTCGAATAACCTGGCCCGTGTTTTATTGAAATTTCACTTTAAGCAGGAAGTAAGCTTTACTACAGATCCTGATGCCATTACAGATGCCATTGTTTTAATAGGCGACAGAACTTTTGGTAAAAAAGACGATTATACTTTTGCTTATGATATGGGAGAAGAGTGGATGAATTTTACCGGGCTTCCTTTTGTGTATGCTGCATGGGTAGCAAATAAAGCTGTTCCGCAGGACTTTATAGCTGAGTTTAATGCGGCCCTGAAAATGGGGTTGGCAGCAAGAAAAGAATTGCTGAAAACACTGCCGGTAAATCCTGTTTTTGATCTGGATGATTATCTGATGCACAAGCTTGATTTTGAACTAACTGACAAAAAAAGAGAGGCTTTATCACTGTTTCTATCCTATATAGAACAGTTGTAG
- a CDS encoding helix-turn-helix domain-containing protein encodes MAKHTFEEKLDIVSQVIKGTPILWISRERRIDDDMILEWVRKYNLHGESGLRKQANIKSTSGFKEEVVRLIIEKGVPLRQVVLERKVSRSALESWVRLVRGEGYAVLYKQKPRGRPPKGMGKSKKLGPETELEKLQAENARLRAENALLKKVKALVQEREARERMSGQKPSKN; translated from the coding sequence ATGGCAAAACACACATTTGAGGAGAAGCTCGATATAGTTTCTCAAGTGATAAAAGGGACACCGATTCTTTGGATATCCCGAGAACGGCGTATTGATGATGACATGATATTGGAATGGGTTCGGAAATATAACCTCCATGGAGAAAGTGGGCTACGCAAGCAAGCCAATATCAAGTCTACTTCTGGTTTCAAAGAAGAAGTTGTAAGGCTCATTATAGAAAAAGGTGTACCTTTAAGACAGGTTGTTCTGGAACGTAAAGTAAGTAGAAGTGCCTTAGAGAGCTGGGTAAGATTAGTACGAGGTGAAGGCTACGCAGTACTATACAAACAAAAGCCCCGTGGACGACCACCTAAAGGCATGGGAAAATCAAAGAAACTTGGACCTGAAACAGAACTAGAGAAGCTCCAGGCGGAGAATGCCCGCTTGCGAGCAGAGAACGCGCTATTAAAAAAAGTCAAGGCCTTAGTACAGGAAAGAGAAGCCCGCGAACGTATGAGTGGGCAAAAGCCATCGAAGAACTAA
- a CDS encoding homoserine O-acetyltransferase family protein has protein sequence MSSTHIYNHAKQFKLENGKKLRGLQISYQTFGKLNANKDNVIWACHALTANADVLDWWKGLFGEKNLFNPEEHFIICANVIGSHYGGTNPLSINPVTGNPYYLSFPEFTIRDLVHGHQLLAAHLEIKKIKVLIGGSLGGQQAAEWAITDGSKIENLILVATNAFHSPWGIAFNESQRLAITTDRTFYAQKPDGGIKGLKAARSIALLSYRTYEAYNATQLESVNEKTDGFRASSYQNYQGEKLCKRYNAYSYWYLSKAMDSHNVGRGRKSVVDALNSIKSNTLVIGIENDFLFPLVEQEFLGKHIPDAEFHSINSAYGHDGFLIETDILTNIIGNFLKESTNKKIVKLHKTA, from the coding sequence ATGTCATCAACACATATATATAACCACGCAAAGCAATTTAAACTGGAGAACGGGAAGAAACTGCGTGGATTACAAATCAGCTATCAGACTTTTGGTAAGCTAAATGCGAATAAGGATAATGTAATCTGGGCTTGTCATGCCTTAACAGCAAATGCGGATGTATTAGACTGGTGGAAAGGTTTATTCGGAGAGAAGAACCTCTTCAATCCGGAAGAACATTTTATTATCTGCGCAAACGTTATCGGCTCTCATTATGGCGGCACAAATCCGCTAAGTATTAATCCGGTAACCGGAAATCCATATTATTTATCATTTCCTGAGTTCACTATCAGAGATCTGGTTCATGGACATCAGCTGCTTGCAGCACATCTGGAAATTAAAAAAATCAAAGTACTGATTGGTGGATCATTAGGTGGCCAGCAAGCTGCTGAGTGGGCTATAACAGATGGTAGTAAAATTGAAAACCTGATTCTGGTTGCTACAAATGCTTTTCATTCACCATGGGGGATTGCTTTCAATGAAAGTCAGCGTCTGGCGATTACTACCGATCGTACTTTTTACGCACAAAAACCTGATGGTGGTATCAAAGGACTGAAAGCAGCGAGAAGTATCGCTCTGCTTTCTTATCGTACTTACGAAGCTTATAATGCTACTCAACTGGAAAGCGTGAATGAGAAAACTGATGGATTCCGTGCTTCTTCTTATCAGAATTACCAGGGAGAGAAACTTTGCAAAAGATATAATGCCTATAGCTACTGGTATTTAAGCAAGGCAATGGACAGTCATAATGTAGGCCGGGGCAGAAAAAGTGTTGTTGACGCTTTAAACTCTATCAAATCCAATACACTGGTTATCGGTATTGAGAATGACTTTCTTTTTCCTTTAGTGGAACAGGAATTCCTTGGAAAACATATCCCTGATGCTGAATTCCATAGTATTAATTCAGCTTATGGTCATGATGGTTTCTTAATCGAAACAGATATACTTACTAATATAATAGGCAACTTTCTGAAGGAAAGTACAAACAAAAAAATTGTTAAACTGCATAAAACAGCATAA
- a CDS encoding trans-sulfuration enzyme family protein, giving the protein MQTETIAIHAGNLTHSTTGDVTPPISLSTTFFRDENGGYPGGHMYSRVSNPNRSALEKVMADLEKGTDACAFSSGNTAGMTVFQALPPGSHIIAPDDMYWGFKKQLQSIFEGILTIDFIDLTQPDLIEEHIKSNTAMIWVETPSNPLLKITDLTVVSAIAKKHKLTLACDSTFASPCFQNPILLGADIVMHSSTKYIGGHSDVLGGILVTAVQDELWSRIRNIQQIGGAVPSPFDCFLLLRSIKTLPYRMKGHAENAMALAKYLSVHPKIEAVYYPGLPSHAQHEIATKQMSGFAGMLSILVKGDARKVVNQVRLFAQATSLGGVESLIEHRASVEGPDTKTPQNLIRISVGLEHIDDIIADIEQALG; this is encoded by the coding sequence ATGCAGACCGAAACGATTGCCATACATGCCGGAAACCTAACCCACAGTACCACAGGGGACGTAACACCACCTATCAGCCTCTCCACTACATTTTTCAGAGATGAAAATGGTGGCTACCCTGGCGGACATATGTATAGTCGTGTCAGCAATCCCAATCGTTCTGCACTCGAAAAAGTTATGGCTGATCTGGAAAAAGGCACAGATGCCTGTGCATTTTCTTCTGGAAATACAGCCGGAATGACTGTTTTTCAGGCCTTACCTCCGGGTAGTCATATTATTGCACCTGATGATATGTACTGGGGTTTCAAAAAACAACTGCAGTCAATTTTTGAAGGTATTCTGACTATAGACTTTATTGACCTTACTCAACCTGACCTCATAGAGGAGCATATTAAAAGTAATACCGCAATGATATGGGTTGAAACACCTTCAAACCCACTGTTAAAAATTACAGATTTAACTGTTGTCTCTGCAATTGCTAAAAAACATAAGTTAACCCTGGCTTGTGACAGCACTTTTGCTTCACCTTGTTTCCAGAATCCTATTCTGCTGGGCGCAGATATAGTCATGCATTCTTCAACCAAATATATTGGCGGACATAGTGATGTACTGGGCGGTATTTTAGTCACAGCTGTTCAGGATGAATTATGGAGCAGAATCAGAAATATTCAGCAAATCGGAGGTGCTGTTCCCTCTCCTTTTGATTGTTTTCTTTTACTCAGAAGCATCAAAACATTACCATACAGAATGAAGGGGCATGCTGAAAACGCTATGGCACTCGCAAAGTATCTTTCTGTTCACCCAAAAATTGAAGCGGTATACTATCCCGGCCTGCCTTCGCATGCGCAACATGAGATTGCCACAAAACAGATGAGCGGTTTTGCCGGTATGCTATCTATTCTGGTTAAAGGAGATGCAAGAAAAGTAGTCAATCAGGTCAGATTATTTGCCCAGGCAACGAGCCTTGGCGGAGTTGAGAGCTTAATTGAACACCGCGCCTCTGTAGAAGGTCCTGACACCAAAACTCCACAGAATTTAATTCGGATATCCGTTGGACTGGAACATATTGATGACATTATTGCTGATATAGAGCAGGCTTTAGGCTAA
- a CDS encoding O-acetylhomoserine aminocarboxypropyltransferase/cysteine synthase family protein, with protein MSANYRFETLQLHAGQEIDPTTGSRAVPIYQTTSYGFKSAEHGANLFALKEFGNIYTRLMNPTTDVFEKRVAALEGGVAGLAVASGQAAQFIALNNILEAGDNFVSSPHLYGGSYNQFKVAFKRLGIEVRFADSDDTQDFEAKIDKNTKAIYLESIGNPSFSIPDFEKLSLIAQKYDLPLIVDNTFGAAGYLFKPLEHGAHIVVQSATKWIGGHGTSIGGVIIDGGNYNWGNGKFKQFTSPSEGYHGLVFNDVFGIGSDFGNIQFIIRARVEGLRDFGPAIAPFNSFLLIQGLETLSLRVQRHVDNALALATWLENHEAVNKVSYPGLESSPYHQHAKKYLKNGFGAVLSFELHGGKEQAIQFVNELQLVSHLANVGDAKTLIIQPSATTHQQLSDEEQAAAGITPQLLRVSVGIEHIDDIKADFEQAFEKLSSGK; from the coding sequence ATGTCAGCCAATTATAGATTCGAAACACTACAACTTCATGCAGGTCAGGAAATTGACCCGACTACCGGTTCAAGAGCTGTACCTATTTATCAAACTACTTCTTATGGATTCAAAAGTGCCGAACACGGGGCAAATCTTTTTGCTTTAAAAGAATTCGGTAATATTTATACCCGCTTAATGAACCCGACAACTGATGTTTTCGAAAAACGGGTAGCTGCACTGGAAGGTGGTGTTGCGGGACTGGCGGTTGCCTCCGGACAGGCAGCTCAGTTTATCGCTTTAAACAATATACTGGAAGCGGGTGACAACTTTGTTTCTTCTCCTCACCTTTACGGCGGTAGTTATAATCAGTTTAAAGTAGCCTTCAAGCGCCTGGGTATAGAAGTAAGATTTGCAGATAGTGATGATACACAGGATTTTGAAGCTAAAATTGATAAAAACACAAAAGCTATTTACCTGGAAAGTATCGGAAATCCATCATTCAGTATTCCTGATTTTGAAAAACTATCCTTAATTGCACAAAAATATGATCTGCCCCTGATCGTAGATAATACATTTGGTGCTGCCGGTTATTTATTCAAACCATTGGAGCATGGTGCACATATTGTTGTTCAGTCTGCGACTAAATGGATTGGAGGACATGGAACGAGTATAGGTGGAGTAATAATCGATGGTGGAAACTATAACTGGGGAAATGGTAAATTCAAACAGTTTACCTCCCCTTCTGAGGGTTATCATGGTTTGGTATTCAACGATGTATTTGGTATCGGAAGCGACTTTGGAAATATACAGTTTATCATCCGCGCCAGAGTAGAAGGTTTAAGGGATTTTGGTCCTGCCATCGCTCCTTTTAACTCCTTTCTTCTGATACAAGGCCTGGAAACTTTATCCTTACGTGTACAAAGACATGTGGATAATGCGCTGGCACTGGCCACATGGCTTGAAAATCATGAGGCTGTAAATAAGGTTTCTTATCCGGGACTGGAAAGCAGCCCTTATCATCAGCATGCAAAAAAGTATCTTAAAAACGGATTTGGCGCCGTGCTTTCTTTCGAATTGCACGGAGGTAAAGAACAGGCCATTCAATTTGTAAATGAACTTCAGTTGGTTAGTCATCTGGCTAACGTCGGCGATGCCAAAACATTAATTATACAGCCTTCTGCCACTACGCATCAACAATTGAGTGATGAAGAACAGGCAGCTGCAGGTATTACACCGCAATTATTAAGAGTATCTGTAGGGATTGAACATATCGACGATATCAAAGCCGACTTCGAGCAGGCATTTGAAAAATTGTCCTCCGGAAAATAG
- a CDS encoding histidine phosphatase family protein yields the protein MDKEIYIIRHGETDLNKQGIIQGRGIDSELNDTGRAQAAAFYQLYKDLPFDKVYTSVLQRTQQTVQQFIDAGIPWERHPELDELAWGEFEGKHTSEVVIGAFKDITEKWQAGDYDAHFTGGESPADVAIRLKEIVEVIKSRTAEKLILICMHGRSLRLLMCLLTGKPLSAMYDFPHQNTGLYRLDLTGDTFTVIAQNNTDHLNA from the coding sequence ATGGATAAAGAGATATATATCATCCGTCATGGTGAGACGGATCTGAATAAACAGGGAATTATACAGGGCAGAGGGATAGACAGTGAACTGAATGACACTGGAAGAGCTCAGGCCGCTGCATTCTATCAATTATATAAAGACTTACCTTTTGATAAGGTTTATACATCAGTTCTTCAAAGAACCCAGCAAACAGTACAGCAGTTTATTGATGCCGGAATTCCATGGGAAAGACATCCGGAACTGGATGAGCTTGCCTGGGGTGAATTTGAAGGTAAACATACCAGTGAAGTCGTAATCGGAGCTTTTAAGGATATTACTGAAAAGTGGCAGGCAGGTGATTACGATGCTCATTTTACCGGAGGTGAAAGTCCGGCAGATGTGGCAATAAGACTCAAAGAGATCGTTGAAGTGATTAAAAGCAGAACTGCTGAGAAACTGATACTGATCTGCATGCACGGGCGCTCGTTGCGCTTACTCATGTGTCTGCTGACCGGCAAACCATTATCTGCCATGTACGATTTTCCACATCAGAATACAGGTCTTTACAGGCTTGATCTGACGGGTGATACTTTTACAGTAATCGCTCAGAACAATACCGACCATTTAAACGCATAA
- a CDS encoding homoserine dehydrogenase — translation MSKKLKIGIFGFGVVGQGLHDIIRGQDLNLEIIKIAIKNPDKKRSLDAGLFTTNHDEILNNPEINTIVELIDDADAAFAIAKKALISGKHVVSANKKMIANHLEELVELQATYGTSLLYEGAVCGSIPIIRNLEEYYDNELLHGISGIFNGSSNYILSKIFNENIPYEIALKQAQDLGFAETDPIMDVGGYDPKFKLAIATAHAYGLFIDPDKILNIGIQNLSEQDIQYAREKNYKIKLVPTARKISTKQVVTYVLPKFVKSDDFLFNVENEYNGVTVQAAFADKQFFFGKGAGGHPTGAAVLSDIAALRYGYRYEYKKYHQKNGLIHTDNVNIEIYLRYTHEYTVEKLKIENIVERFSRNDFKYVIGSVSLKSLLANKDLLVQKDVFVAHTGRFTYTDKQIEVIAGEEVLFN, via the coding sequence ATGAGCAAGAAACTTAAAATTGGAATATTCGGTTTTGGAGTTGTGGGACAGGGACTGCACGACATCATCCGCGGACAGGATTTAAACCTGGAGATTATTAAAATAGCCATCAAGAATCCGGATAAGAAACGTAGTCTGGACGCTGGTCTTTTCACTACCAATCATGATGAAATACTGAACAATCCGGAGATCAATACGATCGTAGAATTAATAGATGATGCAGACGCAGCATTTGCAATTGCAAAAAAAGCTTTAATCAGCGGAAAGCATGTGGTTTCTGCCAATAAGAAAATGATTGCCAATCACCTGGAAGAGTTGGTGGAGCTGCAGGCTACTTATGGTACGTCTTTACTTTATGAAGGTGCTGTATGCGGGAGTATCCCGATCATCAGAAACCTGGAAGAATATTATGACAACGAATTACTGCATGGCATAAGTGGTATCTTCAATGGTTCATCTAACTATATTTTGTCAAAAATATTTAATGAGAATATTCCTTACGAAATTGCACTGAAACAGGCACAGGATCTCGGATTCGCAGAAACTGACCCGATTATGGATGTTGGTGGCTATGATCCCAAATTCAAACTGGCTATTGCAACCGCTCATGCCTATGGCTTGTTCATTGATCCTGATAAGATTTTAAACATCGGTATTCAGAATTTATCTGAACAGGATATTCAGTATGCAAGAGAAAAAAATTACAAGATTAAACTAGTACCTACTGCTCGTAAAATCAGCACCAAACAGGTAGTCACTTATGTATTGCCTAAATTTGTAAAGTCTGATGATTTCTTATTTAATGTAGAGAATGAATATAATGGGGTTACAGTTCAGGCTGCTTTTGCAGATAAGCAATTCTTTTTTGGAAAAGGTGCCGGTGGCCACCCTACGGGTGCCGCAGTATTATCGGATATCGCAGCTTTAAGATACGGTTACAGATATGAGTATAAAAAGTATCATCAGAAAAATGGCCTGATCCATACTGATAATGTAAATATTGAAATTTATCTGAGATATACTCATGAGTATACAGTTGAGAAATTAAAAATTGAGAATATAGTAGAAAGATTTTCAAGAAATGATTTCAAGTATGTGATTGGAAGTGTAAGTCTGAAATCTCTGCTGGCTAATAAAGATTTACTGGTGCAGAAGGATGTTTTTGTAGCACATACAGGAAGATTTACGTATACGGATAAACAGATTGAAGTTATAGCCGGAGAAGAGGTTTTATTTAATTAA